A part of Candidatus Methylomirabilota bacterium genomic DNA contains:
- a CDS encoding bifunctional oligoribonuclease/PAP phosphatase NrnA, whose translation MRSDLQKIVTALQSTASVAILSHIHPEGDTIGSALGCHLTLKALGKEVATFNPDPVPKNLRGLPGAGEVIQADRLLRSFDCYLAVDATDPGRLGGLLSGVATGSLVINIDHHISNTRFGTYNWVDPEAAATGEMIYHLIEEMGTPLSREIATNLYVAILTDTGSFHYANTTPRALRVAAALIEAGVVPQKVADLLFDQCEVEELLLLGTLLTKMQLSSDGVVAWMEVTQQMLEQEGLGKDALEGLINYPRSIKGVAVALLFKEEAQEAVRVSLRSKGDVDVAAVAKAFQGGGHKNAAGCTLIGPLPEVRERVFGEIRRVVTVTGDESADGKG comes from the coding sequence ATGAGGAGTGATCTTCAAAAGATCGTGACAGCCCTGCAGAGTACTGCCTCAGTGGCCATCCTCTCGCACATCCATCCGGAAGGAGATACTATCGGCTCCGCATTAGGATGCCATCTCACGTTGAAGGCTTTGGGAAAGGAGGTGGCCACCTTTAACCCAGATCCGGTTCCGAAGAACCTGCGCGGCTTGCCGGGGGCAGGTGAGGTGATCCAGGCAGACCGGCTGCTCCGTTCCTTTGACTGTTATCTTGCCGTGGATGCCACGGACCCCGGGCGCCTGGGCGGGTTGCTCAGCGGGGTGGCAACCGGAAGTCTGGTGATCAATATCGACCACCACATCAGCAATACCCGCTTTGGGACGTATAACTGGGTGGATCCGGAAGCTGCAGCCACTGGCGAGATGATCTATCACCTGATCGAGGAGATGGGAACTCCTCTTTCCCGCGAGATTGCCACCAACCTCTATGTCGCAATCCTGACCGATACCGGCTCCTTTCACTATGCCAATACCACCCCACGGGCCCTTCGCGTGGCGGCAGCGCTGATTGAAGCCGGGGTCGTTCCCCAAAAGGTGGCGGACCTGCTTTTTGATCAGTGCGAGGTTGAGGAGCTCCTTCTCCTGGGAACTCTCCTCACGAAAATGCAGCTCTCGTCCGATGGGGTAGTGGCGTGGATGGAGGTGACTCAGCAAATGCTGGAGCAGGAGGGGCTTGGGAAGGATGCCTTGGAAGGTCTGATCAACTACCCCCGTTCGATCAAGGGAGTGGCAGTCGCCTTGCTCTTCAAGGAGGAGGCCCAGGAGGCGGTGCGGGTCAGTCTCCGATCGAAAGGGGACGTGGACGTGGCGGCCGTGGCCAAAGCCTTCCAGGGAGGCGGGCATAAGAATGCTGCCGGCTGTACCCTGATCGGCCCGCTGCCGGAGGTTCGGGAGCGTGTCTTCGGGGAGATCCGTCGGGTTGTTACAGTGACGGGAGACGAATCTGCTGATGGCAAGGGCTGA
- the infB gene encoding translation initiation factor IF-2, which yields MSKIRVFELAKELGLSNIEVIERLAKAGVSVKSHSSSVDEAAARVVLSKPGVREEKVVKKIAKEKLARKPPAKAEVAKREKVSVEAKPTPERKVAARPIPAPPSPAPEVETKPKSPPTAVKRPREKASPRPPAREKETVAVKPRPATAPPKPAAPPTPPSEVKRPPVGVHPPGTPVIEKRAPVAEPPSRVTAEPAAPTVPAPPKAPEVTEPVSPPLAKVIKIPETITVKEFSEKLGTSPSEIIKKLMKMGIMATVNQNLNPELVKQVAAKMGFDVEMAPVEEVVAEVEDPTQLRSRPPVVTVMGHVDHGKTSLLDAIRHTDVIAEEVGGITQHIGAYEVELPPDTSEKFPGGRVVFLDTPGHEAFTSMRARGARVTDVVVLVVAADDGVMPQTVEAINHAKDANVPILVAINKIDKPDADPNRVKQQLSEYGLIPEEWGGQTIFVEVSAKNRLGIEDLLEMLLLQAEIMELKANPFKPARGVVVEAKLDRGRGPVATVLVQQGTLRIGDVFVVGSRYGRVRALFSDKGQKVQEVGPATPVEILGLSGVPGAGDAFGAVADERKARQVALIRQQQQRDDVFAAQRRLTLDDLHDRIRKGEVKELRLVLKGDVQGSIEPVRESLERLSSPEIKLRVIHSGVGGVSESDVMLASASNAIILGFNVRPDPKAQRLAGQAAVEMRLYTVIYDAVAEIRKAMEGMLEPHYVERGMGRAEVRATFSVPKLGTVAGCYVSDGKILRDSAMRLIRDSRVIHEGKIASLRRFKEDVREVQSGYECGIGLLNFSDIKAGDIIEVFELVPVAPKLQPTHN from the coding sequence GTGAGTAAGATCCGGGTATTCGAGCTGGCCAAGGAGCTTGGCCTCTCCAACATAGAGGTCATCGAGCGCCTGGCAAAGGCGGGAGTCTCTGTAAAGAGCCACAGTAGCTCGGTGGACGAGGCGGCAGCCCGGGTAGTCTTATCAAAGCCAGGGGTCCGCGAAGAAAAGGTGGTAAAGAAGATAGCGAAGGAGAAACTTGCCCGAAAGCCGCCCGCGAAAGCTGAGGTAGCCAAGCGGGAAAAGGTGTCTGTTGAGGCAAAGCCTACCCCTGAGCGAAAAGTGGCAGCGAGACCGATCCCTGCGCCGCCTAGTCCGGCCCCAGAGGTGGAGACCAAGCCGAAGTCTCCGCCGACAGCGGTGAAGCGTCCCAGGGAGAAGGCCTCTCCCCGGCCCCCGGCCCGAGAGAAAGAGACGGTGGCCGTGAAGCCCAGACCTGCCACGGCGCCGCCCAAGCCGGCCGCACCACCCACACCTCCTTCGGAGGTAAAGCGTCCCCCAGTTGGGGTTCATCCTCCAGGGACTCCTGTAATAGAAAAGAGGGCTCCGGTGGCGGAACCGCCGTCCCGAGTGACGGCAGAACCGGCAGCGCCGACCGTCCCGGCCCCGCCGAAGGCGCCCGAGGTCACGGAACCGGTGAGCCCCCCGCTTGCCAAGGTAATCAAGATTCCTGAAACGATCACCGTGAAGGAGTTCAGCGAGAAACTCGGCACTAGCCCCAGTGAGATCATTAAGAAGTTGATGAAGATGGGGATCATGGCCACCGTCAACCAGAACCTGAATCCCGAACTGGTGAAGCAGGTTGCGGCTAAGATGGGTTTTGATGTGGAGATGGCCCCGGTTGAAGAGGTCGTCGCCGAAGTCGAGGACCCAACCCAACTCCGCTCCAGGCCACCCGTGGTGACGGTCATGGGGCATGTCGATCACGGGAAAACCTCTCTACTGGACGCCATCCGGCATACCGACGTCATTGCTGAAGAGGTGGGAGGAATCACTCAGCATATCGGTGCATATGAGGTGGAGCTCCCCCCGGACACTTCGGAAAAGTTTCCCGGTGGTCGCGTGGTCTTTCTAGATACCCCTGGGCATGAAGCCTTCACCTCGATGCGGGCGCGGGGGGCACGTGTGACCGATGTGGTGGTGTTAGTCGTGGCCGCCGATGACGGGGTGATGCCCCAGACCGTTGAGGCCATAAATCATGCCAAGGATGCGAATGTTCCGATTCTGGTCGCCATTAACAAGATCGACAAGCCGGACGCGGACCCCAACCGGGTGAAGCAGCAGCTGTCCGAATATGGGCTCATCCCGGAGGAGTGGGGGGGACAAACCATCTTTGTTGAAGTCTCTGCCAAAAATCGACTCGGTATCGAGGATCTCTTGGAAATGCTCCTCCTGCAGGCAGAGATCATGGAGCTGAAGGCGAATCCTTTCAAGCCGGCGAGAGGAGTGGTGGTCGAGGCGAAACTCGACCGGGGCCGGGGTCCGGTGGCCACCGTGCTCGTTCAACAGGGGACGCTCAGGATCGGGGATGTGTTCGTGGTCGGCAGTCGGTATGGGCGTGTCCGAGCCTTGTTCAGCGACAAAGGGCAAAAAGTTCAAGAGGTCGGCCCCGCGACCCCGGTGGAGATCTTGGGTCTCTCCGGTGTTCCGGGCGCCGGGGATGCCTTCGGCGCGGTCGCTGACGAGCGGAAGGCCCGGCAGGTAGCCTTGATCCGCCAGCAGCAGCAGCGGGACGATGTATTTGCCGCCCAACGCCGCCTGACGCTCGACGACCTGCATGATCGGATCAGGAAGGGGGAGGTGAAGGAGCTCCGGCTGGTCCTCAAAGGGGACGTCCAGGGCTCCATCGAGCCGGTTAGGGAGTCACTGGAGCGGTTGAGCTCCCCAGAAATCAAGTTGAGGGTGATCCACTCAGGCGTGGGAGGGGTGAGTGAGTCAGATGTCATGCTTGCCTCCGCCTCGAATGCGATCATTCTCGGTTTCAATGTGCGCCCTGATCCGAAGGCCCAAAGGCTGGCGGGACAGGCGGCGGTGGAAATGCGGCTGTACACGGTCATCTACGATGCGGTCGCCGAGATCAGGAAGGCGATGGAAGGGATGCTGGAGCCCCACTATGTCGAGCGGGGCATGGGTCGGGCCGAAGTCCGGGCTACTTTCAGCGTCCCCAAGCTCGGGACGGTTGCCGGCTGCTACGTCAGCGATGGGAAGATCCTTCGGGATAGCGCCATGCGCCTTATCCGCGATAGCCGGGTCATCCATGAAGGGAAGATTGCCTCGCTCCGCCGCTTCAAAGAAGATGTCCGTGAAGTCCAGAGCGGCTATGAGTGTGGCATCGGTTTGCTGAACTTCAGCGATATCAAGGCGGGAGACATCATCGAGGTGTTCGAGCTGGTCCCCGTAGCCCCCAAGCTGCAACCGACCCATAATTGA
- the truB gene encoding tRNA pseudouridine(55) synthase TruB yields the protein MARAEGREIYGVLNINKSAGMTSHDVVDAVRRLYHVRKVGHTGTLDPRGTGVLPLCLGRATKIAQFLTTADKEYEIVVHLGVATDTQDADGKVIGEAEVRVTREEVERALTGFVGEIQQVPPLFSAKRVRGERLYKLARRGEDVPRQPVTIQIYGIRLISFNSPFVGLWVHCSKGTYARTLSDDLGKRLGCGAHLYSLVRIRAGRFELKDALSLSDLTVLVAAGRGEEPLITVEEALGHIPAVRILPEASHLILHGSPVTAAQVVSVPSEIKRGVLVRVLGFRRQLLSLATATVDAADFTRVDPRRAVLTPVRVFSSPQSH from the coding sequence ATGGCAAGGGCTGAAGGCCGAGAGATCTACGGGGTTCTCAATATCAATAAATCGGCAGGGATGACCTCCCATGACGTGGTAGATGCCGTGCGACGGCTGTACCACGTCCGAAAGGTCGGACATACGGGGACATTGGATCCTCGGGGGACCGGCGTCCTTCCCTTGTGTCTGGGCCGGGCCACAAAAATTGCTCAATTCCTCACCACCGCCGACAAGGAGTACGAGATAGTGGTCCATCTCGGGGTGGCCACCGATACGCAGGATGCCGATGGCAAGGTCATTGGCGAGGCGGAGGTCCGAGTGACGCGGGAGGAGGTGGAACGGGCCCTGACGGGTTTTGTGGGGGAAATTCAGCAAGTCCCCCCCCTCTTCTCAGCGAAACGGGTACGGGGAGAGCGCCTGTACAAGCTGGCCCGCCGCGGAGAGGACGTTCCGCGGCAACCCGTGACGATTCAGATCTATGGCATACGTCTCATCTCCTTCAATTCCCCTTTTGTGGGGCTCTGGGTTCACTGCAGCAAGGGGACCTACGCACGAACACTCTCCGATGATCTGGGAAAGAGGCTGGGCTGTGGCGCCCACCTGTACAGCCTGGTCCGGATTCGGGCGGGGCGCTTCGAGCTGAAGGATGCCCTGAGCCTGAGCGACCTCACGGTCTTGGTGGCGGCTGGCCGGGGGGAGGAACCGCTCATCACCGTCGAGGAGGCTCTCGGCCACATCCCGGCAGTGCGGATCTTACCTGAAGCTTCCCACCTTATTCTCCATGGCTCGCCGGTCACCGCTGCGCAAGTGGTCAGTGTTCCCTCGGAGATAAAAAGGGGGGTGCTGGTCCGGGTTTTGGGGTTCCGGCGGCAACTCTTGTCGCTGGCCACAGCCACGGTAGACGCGGCGGACTTTACCCGGGTGGACCCACGCCGGGCAGTCCTGACACCGGTTCGGGTTTTCAGTTCTCCTCAAAGCCATTAA
- the rbfA gene encoding 30S ribosome-binding factor RbfA — MSRAARVGDLLKEEISDLLLRNIRDPRIGFVTITEVHVSADLRHARVYFVTHEGGEEQQRTLEGLESARGYLRGELGRRLHLRYAPDLSFTVDETLDHSFKIREILKSLETEVKLDEE; from the coding sequence ATGTCGCGGGCAGCACGAGTGGGGGATCTGTTGAAAGAGGAGATCAGTGACCTCCTGCTGCGCAACATCAGGGATCCTCGGATCGGGTTCGTGACCATCACCGAGGTGCATGTGAGTGCCGATCTCCGGCATGCCCGAGTCTATTTCGTGACTCACGAGGGCGGTGAGGAGCAACAGCGTACCCTGGAAGGGTTGGAAAGTGCTCGCGGCTACCTCCGGGGTGAGCTCGGACGACGCCTCCACCTCCGGTACGCTCCGGATCTGAGTTTCACCGTGGACGAGACCTTGGATCACAGTTTCAAGATCCGGGAGATCCTCAAGTCCTTGGAGACAGAGGTCAAGCTGGATGAGGAGTGA
- the rpsO gene encoding 30S ribosomal protein S15: MLPSVSVGRGVKVVAKDLARKQEVVQDYHLHDRDTGSPEVQVALLTTRIEYLSQHLTLHKKDHHSRRGLLRMVGRRRKLLDYLKSKDVERYRKLIQRLGIRR, encoded by the coding sequence ATGTTACCATCCGTCTCGGTTGGGAGAGGGGTTAAGGTCGTGGCAAAGGATCTGGCCAGAAAACAGGAGGTAGTGCAAGACTATCACCTTCATGACCGTGATACCGGCTCGCCAGAAGTCCAGGTTGCCCTTCTCACCACGCGGATCGAATATTTAAGCCAGCACCTGACCCTCCACAAGAAGGACCACCATTCCCGTCGGGGTCTGCTCAGAATGGTGGGCCGTCGACGGAAGCTCCTCGATTATCTGAAAAGTAAGGATGTGGAGCGATATCGGAAGCTCATCCAACGACTGGGGATTCGTCGCTAG
- a CDS encoding ribosome maturation factor RimP, which translates to MSTVDLVVERVRTVALPLIESQGMTLVDVEFRREARGWVLRLYLDRPEGVTLENCSEVSAQLSDLLDVEGLIEHPYSLEVSSAGLNRVLKTPQDFMRFAGRLARLETAAPIGGQRRFRGRLEGYREGMVILRQAEGPTLLLPLEAIVKARLEVEL; encoded by the coding sequence ATGTCTACGGTCGATCTGGTTGTAGAGCGAGTCCGAACCGTTGCCCTTCCCCTGATAGAAAGCCAGGGGATGACGCTGGTGGACGTGGAATTTCGTCGGGAAGCACGGGGTTGGGTGCTTCGACTGTACCTGGACCGGCCGGAGGGGGTCACACTGGAGAACTGCAGCGAGGTCAGTGCGCAGCTCTCTGACCTCTTGGACGTGGAAGGGCTCATCGAGCATCCTTATAGCTTGGAAGTTTCCTCAGCCGGATTGAACCGCGTTCTCAAGACGCCGCAGGATTTCATGCGATTTGCTGGCCGGTTGGCCCGGCTCGAGACCGCGGCTCCTATCGGCGGGCAGCGACGGTTCCGTGGCCGATTAGAGGGATACCGGGAGGGCATGGTGATCTTGCGACAGGCCGAGGGACCGACGCTTCTTCTACCCTTAGAGGCGATTGTGAAGGCCCGGCTTGAGGTCGAACTATAG
- the nusA gene encoding transcription termination factor NusA, whose amino-acid sequence MALDLIQVIEQIGREKGIEREVLIDAVGAAILSASRKTLGTLSEYRVDFDQASGRFILYKVKKIVEEVTNPRTEMTLEEARRHQPDLELGGEFRTEVEPPGFGRIAAQTAKQVIIQRVREAERDSIYQSFKNREGELITGIVQRVVKSNVIVNVGKAEAILPPREQLSREDYRPGDRIRAYIVEVKKGTRGATVLLSRSHPGMLLRLFEIEVPEVEEGIVEIKGVAREPGERAKIAVISRDSNVDPVGACVGYRGSRVQAIVRELGGEKIDIIPWQESPANFVRNALAPAQVESVTADESSRALHVLVADEQLSLAIGRRGQNARLAAKLVGWRVDIKSRAELARETEQKARQARATLDELARVPGVGPSIAGRLVEAGFETLDRLVQASAEDLMAVKGIGPRTADMIVTAIQELLSRPAPAKEPAAITEGVLPEEETVGEGEATEEEKVVVEEEILQQQQAVEPEIA is encoded by the coding sequence ATGGCGCTAGATCTAATCCAGGTTATCGAGCAGATCGGACGAGAGAAAGGGATCGAACGAGAGGTGCTCATCGATGCCGTTGGGGCGGCGATCTTGTCCGCGTCTCGGAAAACCTTGGGGACTTTGTCGGAGTACCGGGTTGACTTTGATCAGGCCTCCGGGCGGTTTATTCTGTACAAGGTAAAGAAGATCGTGGAAGAGGTGACGAATCCACGGACCGAGATGACGCTTGAAGAGGCCCGTCGGCATCAGCCAGATCTTGAACTCGGGGGTGAGTTCCGGACTGAGGTCGAACCTCCCGGCTTTGGCCGGATCGCCGCCCAAACCGCAAAGCAGGTGATCATTCAGCGGGTCCGAGAGGCGGAACGAGACAGCATCTACCAGAGCTTCAAGAACCGCGAAGGAGAACTGATTACCGGAATCGTCCAGCGGGTGGTAAAGAGTAATGTGATCGTTAATGTGGGTAAGGCGGAAGCAATTCTTCCTCCTCGGGAGCAGCTTTCACGAGAGGATTATCGCCCTGGTGACCGGATCCGAGCCTACATCGTAGAGGTCAAGAAGGGAACACGGGGGGCTACCGTGCTCCTGTCGCGCAGCCATCCGGGGATGTTGTTGAGGCTCTTCGAGATCGAGGTTCCGGAGGTCGAGGAAGGGATTGTAGAGATCAAGGGGGTGGCTCGGGAACCGGGGGAGCGGGCTAAGATCGCCGTCATCTCCCGTGACAGCAACGTCGACCCGGTGGGGGCTTGCGTAGGCTACCGGGGTTCCCGAGTCCAGGCGATCGTCCGGGAGTTGGGAGGCGAGAAGATCGATATCATCCCCTGGCAAGAAAGTCCGGCGAATTTCGTGCGGAATGCACTGGCCCCCGCTCAGGTGGAGTCCGTCACGGCGGATGAGTCAAGCCGCGCGCTGCATGTGCTGGTGGCGGACGAGCAGCTGTCCCTAGCCATCGGAAGACGCGGGCAGAATGCCCGCCTGGCAGCCAAGCTGGTGGGGTGGAGGGTGGACATCAAGAGTCGTGCTGAGCTTGCTCGAGAGACAGAGCAAAAAGCGAGGCAAGCTCGGGCCACCCTTGATGAGCTGGCAAGAGTCCCCGGGGTTGGCCCCAGCATCGCGGGGCGATTGGTTGAGGCCGGCTTTGAGACGCTCGATCGACTGGTGCAGGCGTCCGCGGAGGACCTGATGGCCGTCAAAGGCATCGGGCCTCGGACGGCCGACATGATCGTCACGGCCATTCAAGAACTCTTGTCCCGTCCCGCGCCGGCGAAGGAGCCAGCCGCGATCACCGAGGGAGTCCTACCTGAGGAGGAAACCGTCGGGGAAGGGGAAGCCACCGAGGAGGAGAAGGTCGTCGTGGAGGAGGAAATCCTCCAGCAGCAGCAGGCCGTCGAGCCGGAGATCGCGTAA
- a CDS encoding bifunctional riboflavin kinase/FAD synthetase translates to MEIIRDIANVGKRSFPHVAAAIGTFDGVHAGHQRIIRRVVERSREVGGTGVAFTFINHPLEILDPGRAPKLITPSPIKERVLRALGVDLMVAIPFTEALADMEAEAFVVDILRKRLQVEFLCMGFDFGFGRSRQGTPEFLNTLAKDLGFQVEVVPPITVDGTVVKSAVIRDLLQRGKVGEAAQYLTRPYAVFGEIVPGVGRGKDLGFPTANLAPSQHFLIPDGVYAGRAYIGGRGCDTAINVGMAPTFGDRERRVEAHLLDIQEDRAPAYGQAVVVSFWERIRDEVRFASPEELKAQVARDIRRAREILSQPAIEDPADWALQE, encoded by the coding sequence ATGGAGATCATTCGCGACATCGCAAACGTGGGGAAGAGATCCTTTCCGCACGTAGCGGCCGCCATTGGCACCTTTGACGGGGTCCACGCCGGTCACCAGCGGATCATTCGCCGAGTGGTTGAACGATCCCGGGAGGTGGGGGGGACGGGGGTCGCCTTCACCTTCATCAACCACCCGCTGGAGATCCTTGACCCGGGACGGGCTCCAAAGCTTATTACCCCCTCCCCGATCAAGGAACGCGTCCTCAGGGCCCTCGGGGTGGACTTGATGGTCGCCATCCCCTTTACGGAAGCCTTGGCAGACATGGAGGCAGAAGCCTTCGTCGTGGACATCCTCCGGAAGAGACTGCAAGTGGAGTTTCTCTGCATGGGATTTGATTTCGGCTTCGGCAGGAGTCGTCAGGGGACGCCGGAATTTCTCAACACGCTGGCAAAGGACCTCGGGTTTCAGGTCGAGGTGGTCCCGCCGATTACAGTCGATGGGACGGTCGTGAAATCGGCCGTCATCCGGGATCTGTTGCAGCGAGGGAAGGTGGGTGAGGCAGCCCAGTATCTCACCCGACCTTACGCCGTATTTGGCGAAATCGTCCCCGGCGTAGGCAGAGGGAAAGACCTGGGATTTCCGACGGCCAATTTGGCCCCATCTCAGCACTTTCTCATCCCTGATGGGGTCTACGCGGGTCGGGCCTACATCGGAGGACGGGGGTGCGATACGGCAATCAACGTCGGCATGGCCCCCACATTCGGGGACCGAGAGCGCCGCGTGGAAGCCCATCTCCTGGACATTCAAGAAGATCGGGCGCCCGCGTATGGACAAGCCGTGGTTGTCAGTTTCTGGGAGCGGATCCGAGATGAGGTCCGATTCGCCTCTCCTGAGGAGTTAAAAGCCCAGGTGGCGCGGGACATTCGGCGGGCCAGAGAGATCCTCAGCCAGCCTGCTATCGAGGATCCGGCAGATTGGGCTTTACAGGAGTAG
- a CDS encoding DUF503 domain-containing protein, with product MMVVGTCRLELRIPHTSSLKGKRQVLRSIKDRVRSRFNVSIAEVGYLEEWQRATLAVACVSNEAKRVDEVLNKVVDLIEGHGLALLVDYDIDVVVHGDGFA from the coding sequence ATGATGGTTGTGGGAACCTGTCGGCTAGAGCTCAGGATCCCTCACACCTCTTCGCTGAAGGGGAAGAGGCAGGTCCTGCGCAGCATTAAGGATCGGGTGCGGAGTCGGTTCAACGTTTCCATCGCCGAAGTGGGCTATCTCGAGGAATGGCAGCGGGCGACGTTAGCCGTGGCCTGCGTGAGCAACGAGGCCAAGAGGGTAGATGAGGTGCTGAACAAGGTGGTCGATCTCATTGAAGGACACGGGTTAGCCCTGCTCGTGGATTACGACATTGATGTCGTCGTCCACGGTGACGGGTTTGCCTGA
- a CDS encoding DUF448 domain-containing protein, translating to MTAVSRATPERTCVGCGRRREQEELVRFSGGPAGLRAYLERGEGRGAYLCPDAGCLERTVRRKALQRALGAELGPLSVQQLRESIQQAVLQKVQRLLGLARRAKRVVAGSRAVSRALQADRIRLLLLSRDILPQGEKQFRVEAKRRGAAIVTLFSRDELGAPLGGPREVVGILDGSFAHGILQAVRYWIP from the coding sequence ATGACTGCGGTCTCACGAGCGACTCCAGAGCGAACCTGCGTGGGTTGTGGGCGGAGACGAGAACAGGAGGAACTCGTTCGGTTCAGTGGCGGTCCGGCTGGGCTGCGCGCGTATCTGGAGAGGGGGGAAGGACGGGGAGCGTATCTCTGTCCCGACGCTGGATGCCTGGAACGGACGGTGAGGCGGAAGGCATTACAGCGAGCTCTTGGAGCGGAACTCGGCCCGTTGAGTGTTCAGCAGCTTCGGGAGTCGATCCAACAGGCAGTCCTTCAGAAGGTCCAAAGGCTCCTCGGCCTGGCTCGAAGAGCCAAAAGAGTCGTAGCGGGCTCCAGGGCGGTTTCGCGAGCGCTGCAGGCAGATAGAATTCGACTTCTCCTATTAAGTCGGGATATCTTGCCGCAAGGGGAAAAACAATTTCGGGTTGAGGCAAAGAGGCGTGGGGCTGCTATAGTGACTTTGTTCTCCCGGGATGAGCTGGGAGCGCCACTCGGCGGTCCGCGAGAAGTGGTCGGGATTTTAGATGGGAGCTTTGCCCATGGCATCCTCCAGGCCGTGCGGTACTGGATCCCGTGA